In one window of Gorilla gorilla gorilla isolate KB3781 chromosome 2, NHGRI_mGorGor1-v2.1_pri, whole genome shotgun sequence DNA:
- the MON1A gene encoding vacuolar fusion protein MON1 homolog A isoform X3 codes for MATDMQRKRSSECLDGTLTPSDGQSMERAESPTPGMAQGMEPDGYKVVFVRRSPLVLVAVARTRQSAQELAQELLYIYYQILSLLTGAQLSHIFQQKQNYDLRRLLSGSERITDNLLQLMARDPSFLMGAARCLPLAAAVRDTVSASLQQARARSLVFSILLARNQLVALVRRKDQFLHPIDLHLLFNLISSSSSFREGEAWTPVCLPKFNAAGFFHAHISYLEPDTDLCLLLVSTDREDFFAVSDCRRRFQERLRKRGAHLALREALRTPYYSVAQVGIPDLRHFLYKSKSSGLFTSPEIEAPYTSEEEQERLLGLYQYLHSRAHNASRPLKTIYYTGPNENLLAWVTGAFELYMCYSPLGTKASAVSAIHKLMRWIRKEEDRLFILTPLTY; via the exons ATGGCTACTGACATGCAGAGGAAGAGAAGCAGCGAATGCCTTGATGGCACATTGACTCCTTCTGACGGACAGAGTATGGAGAGAGCTGAGAGCCCCACACCAGGAATGGCCCAGGGAATGGAGCCAG ATGGCTACAAGGTAGTATTCGTGCGCCGGAGCCCGCTGGTGCTAGTGGCGGTGGCTCGCACGCGGCAGTCGGCACAAGAGCTGGCGCAGGAGCTGCTCTACATCTACTACCAGATCCTAAGCCTTCTTACCGGTGCGCAGCTGAGCCACATCTTCCAGCAGAAGCAGAACTATGATCTGCGGCGCCTACTCTCGGGCTCAGAGCGCATCACCGACAACCTGCTGCAGCTCATGGCACGAGACCCCAGCTTCCTGATGGGGGCGGCACGGTGCCTGCCCCTGGCGGCGGCCGTGCGCGACACTGTGAGCGCCAGCCTGCAGCAGGCGCGTGCGCGCAGCCTGGTCTTCTCCATCCTGCTGGCCCGCAACCAGCTCGTGGCACTCGTGCGCCGAAAGGACCAATTTCTGCACCCCATCGACCTGCACCTGCTCTTCAACCTCATTAGTTCCTCCTCGTCCTTTCGCGAGGGCGAGGCCTGGACGCCCGTGTGCCTGCCCAAATTCAACGCAGCCGGCTTCTTCCACGCACACATCTCTTACCTAGAGCCTGACACCGACCTCTGCCTGCTGCTTGTCTCCACTGACCGTGAGGACTTCTTTGCAGTCTCTGACTGCCGCCGCCGCTTCCAGGAGCGCCTTCGCAAGCGCGGAGCCCACCTGGCCCTGCGAGAGGCACTGCGCACACCCTACTACAGCGTTGCCCAAGTGGGCATCCCTGACCTGCGTCACTTCCTCTATAAGTCAAAGAGCTCGGGACTCTTCACCAG CCCTGAGATTGAGGCCCCATACACCAGTGAAGAGGAGCAGGAGCGGCTGCTGGGCCTCTACCAGTACTTGCACAGTCGTGCCCACAATGCCTCTCGCCCACTCAAGACCATTTACTACACGGGCCCCAACGAGAACCTCCTGGCCTGG GTGACAGGCGCCTTTGAGCTCTACATGTGTTACAGCCCCCTGGGGACCAAAGCGTCAGCCGTCAGTGCCATCCATAAGCTGATGCGCTGGATCCGCAAAGAGGAAGACCGCCTCTTCATTCTCACGCCCCTCACCTATTGA
- the MON1A gene encoding vacuolar fusion protein MON1 homolog A isoform X2, which yields MATDMQRKRSSECLDGTLTPSDGQSMERAESPTPGMAQGMEPGAGQEGAMFVHARSYEDLTESEDGAASGDSHKEGARGPPPLPTDMRQISQDFSELSTQLTGVARDLQEEMLPGSSEDWLESPGAVGRPATEPPREGTTEGDEEDATEAWRLHQKHVFVLSEAGKPVYSRYGSEEALSSTMGVMVALVSFLEADKNAIRSIHADGYKVVFVRRSPLVLVAVARTRQSAQELAQELLYIYYQILSLLTGAQLSHIFQQKQNYDLRRLLSGSERITDNLLQLMARDPSFLMGAARCLPLAAAVRDTVSASLQQARARSLVFSILLARNQLVALVRRKDQFLHPIDLHLLFNLISSSSSFREGEAWTPVCLPKFNAAGFFHAHISYLEPDTDLCLLLVSTDREDFFAVSDCRRRFQERLRKRGAHLALREALRTPYYSVAQVGIPDLRHFLYKSKSSGLFTSPEIEAPYTSEEEQERLLGLYQYLHSRAHNASRPLKTIYYTGPNENLLAWVTGAFELYMCYSPLGTKASAVSAIHKLMRWIRKEEDRLFILTPLTY from the exons ATGGCTACTGACATGCAGAGGAAGAGAAGCAGCGAATGCCTTGATGGCACATTGACTCCTTCTGACGGACAGAGTATGGAGAGAGCTGAGAGCCCCACACCAGGAATGGCCCAGGGAATGGAGCCAG GTGCGGGGCAGGAGGGTGCCATGTTCGTCCATGCCCGTTCCTACGAGGACCTGACTGAGTCAGAGGATGGGGCAGCTTCTGGGGACAGCCACAAGGAGGGTGCCAGGGGTCCCCCGCCGCTGCCTACAGACATGCGCCAGATCAGCCAGGACTTTAGCGAGCTAAGCACCCAGCTGACGGGTGTGGCCCGGGACCTGCAGGAGGAGATGCTGCCAGGAAGCTCTGAGGATTGGCTGGAATCCCCAGGGGCAGTTGGGCGACCAGCCACAGAGCCCCCCAGGGAGGGCACAACCGAGGGGGATGAGGAGGATGCCACGGAGGCATGGCGCCTACACCAGAAGCATGTCTTTGTGCTGAGTGAGGCAGGGAAGCCTGTGTACTCCCGCTATGGGTCTGAGGAGGCACTTTCCAGCACTATGGGTGTTATGGTGGCCCTGGTGTCCTTCCTGGAGGCAGACAAGAACGCCATCCGCTCCATCCATGCAG ATGGCTACAAGGTAGTATTCGTGCGCCGGAGCCCGCTGGTGCTAGTGGCGGTGGCTCGCACGCGGCAGTCGGCACAAGAGCTGGCGCAGGAGCTGCTCTACATCTACTACCAGATCCTAAGCCTTCTTACCGGTGCGCAGCTGAGCCACATCTTCCAGCAGAAGCAGAACTATGATCTGCGGCGCCTACTCTCGGGCTCAGAGCGCATCACCGACAACCTGCTGCAGCTCATGGCACGAGACCCCAGCTTCCTGATGGGGGCGGCACGGTGCCTGCCCCTGGCGGCGGCCGTGCGCGACACTGTGAGCGCCAGCCTGCAGCAGGCGCGTGCGCGCAGCCTGGTCTTCTCCATCCTGCTGGCCCGCAACCAGCTCGTGGCACTCGTGCGCCGAAAGGACCAATTTCTGCACCCCATCGACCTGCACCTGCTCTTCAACCTCATTAGTTCCTCCTCGTCCTTTCGCGAGGGCGAGGCCTGGACGCCCGTGTGCCTGCCCAAATTCAACGCAGCCGGCTTCTTCCACGCACACATCTCTTACCTAGAGCCTGACACCGACCTCTGCCTGCTGCTTGTCTCCACTGACCGTGAGGACTTCTTTGCAGTCTCTGACTGCCGCCGCCGCTTCCAGGAGCGCCTTCGCAAGCGCGGAGCCCACCTGGCCCTGCGAGAGGCACTGCGCACACCCTACTACAGCGTTGCCCAAGTGGGCATCCCTGACCTGCGTCACTTCCTCTATAAGTCAAAGAGCTCGGGACTCTTCACCAG CCCTGAGATTGAGGCCCCATACACCAGTGAAGAGGAGCAGGAGCGGCTGCTGGGCCTCTACCAGTACTTGCACAGTCGTGCCCACAATGCCTCTCGCCCACTCAAGACCATTTACTACACGGGCCCCAACGAGAACCTCCTGGCCTGG GTGACAGGCGCCTTTGAGCTCTACATGTGTTACAGCCCCCTGGGGACCAAAGCGTCAGCCGTCAGTGCCATCCATAAGCTGATGCGCTGGATCCGCAAAGAGGAAGACCGCCTCTTCATTCTCACGCCCCTCACCTATTGA